Proteins from a single region of Chrysemys picta bellii isolate R12L10 chromosome 9, ASM1138683v2, whole genome shotgun sequence:
- the SRPX2 gene encoding sushi repeat-containing protein SRPX2 — protein MAQGEAPLLLLFLTRLVSSTWYEGSGYDTTERYNNEVYVEEAPQAPALDYRVPQWCYSLNVHHGEATCYSPRGGNYRSSLGTRCELSCDRGFRLIGRRSVQCLPSRRWSGTAYCRQIRCHVLPAVMSGSYQCSAGALLDSHCDYSCLPGYHLEGDRSRMCMENGRWSGSEPICVDIEPPKIRCPETRERMAEPEKLTATVYWDPPHVKDSADGIIKRVTLRGPEPGSEFPEGEHVIRYIAYDQAYNRASCKFIVRVQVRRCPVLKPPQHGYLSCTSEGNNYGATCEYLCDGGYERQGSPSRVCQSSRHWSGSQPICVPMQINVDVNSAAGLLDQFYEKRRLLIVSAPDPSTRYYKMQIAMLQQATCGLDLRHVTILELVGQPPHEVGRIREHQLSADIIEELRQFLHLTRSTFNMVLIDKQGVDRERYIEPVTPEELFTFIDTYLLSSQEVTQRAQSRDMCE, from the exons ATGGCACAGGGAGAAGCACCGCTTCTGCTGCTTTTCCTCACCAGGCTGGTGTCATCAACATGGTATGAAG GTTCTGGCTATGACACTACTGAGAGGTACAACAATGAAGTGTATGTGGAAGAGGCTCCCCAAGCTCCTGCCTTGGACTATCGAG ttCCCCAGTGGTGCTATTCATTAAACGTCCACCACGGAGAGGCGACCTGCTACTCCCCCAGGGGAGGGAATTACCGCAGCAGCCTGGGGACGCGCTGCGAACTCTCATGCGATCGAGGTTTCCGGCTAATAGGACGGAGGTCAGTGCAGTGCTTGCCGAGCCGGCGCTGGTCTGGCACTGCCTACTGCAGAC AGATCCGGTGCCATGTGCTGCCGGCAGTGATGAGCGGCTCCTACCAGTGTTCAGCCGGGGCGCTGCTGGACTCTCACTGTGATTACTCCTGCCTCCCCGGGTACCACCTGGAGGGTGACCGCAGCCGGATGTGCATGGAGAACGGGCGGTGGAGCGGCAGCGAGCCAATCTGTGTAG ATATTGAGCCCCCCAAGATCCGATGCCCGGAGACACGAGAGAGGATGGCGGAGCCAGAGAAGCTGACAGCCACTGTGTACTGGGACCCACCCCATGTGAAGGACTCTGCTGATGGCATCATCAAACG AGTGACACTCCGGGGCCCAGAACCTGGGTCTGAGTTTCCAGAGGGGGAGCATGTTATCCGTTATATCGCCTACGACCAGGCATACAACCGAGCCAGCTGCAAATTCATCGTCCGAGTCCAAG TAAGACGCTGCCCTGTTCTGAAGCCGCCGCAGCACGGCTACCTCAGCTGCACCTCTGAAGGCAATAACTACGGTGCCACATGCGAGTACTTATGTGATGGGGGCTATGAACGCCAAGGGAGCCCCTCCCGCGTCTGCCAGTCCAGCCGCCACTGGTCGGGATCCCAGCCCATTTGTGTGC CCATGCAGATCAACGTGGACGTGAACTCGGCCGCTGGCCTCCTGGATCAGTTCTATGAGAAACGCCGTCTCCTGATAGTCTCTGCTCCTGACCCCTCCACTCGCTACTACAAGATGCAGATCGCCATGTTGCAG CAAGCCACCTGTGGGCTGGATCTGCGGCATGTCACCATCCTCGAGCTGGTGGGGCAGCCCCCCCACGAGGTGGGCCGCATCCGTGAACACCAGCTCTCAGCTGACATCATCGAGGAGCTCAG ACAATTTCTGCACCTCACGCGCTCCACTTTTAACATGGTGCTGATCGACAAGCAGGGCGTGGACCGCGAGCGCTACATTGAGCCCGTCACCCCTGAGGAGCTCTTCACCTTCATTGACACCTACTTGCTGAGCAGCCAGGAGGTCACCCAGCGAGCACAAAGCAGGGACATGTGTGAATGA
- the TSPAN6 gene encoding tetraspanin-6 isoform X2 produces MASPSRRLQTKPVITCLKSVLLTYSFVFWISGIILLAVGIWGKVGLEVYFSLLNEKATNVPYVLIGTGTVVILLGTFGCFATCRGSTWMLKLYAMFLSLIFLIVLVAAVVGFVFRHEIKNNFESNYSLALKNYNATMDPHSEAVDTIQRTLHCCGVQNYSDWVNTTYFAQKGIPLSCCKFQNCTDRDLKELDKAKVMVYGNGCFSLVTTVMESKMSVVAGISFGIACFQEISSDLPPLESTS; encoded by the exons ATGGCGTCCCCGTCCCGCAGACTGCAGACGAAGCCGGTGATCACCTGCCTCAAGAGCGTCCTGCTCACCTACAGTTTCGTGTTCTGG ATCTCTGGCATTATCCTCCTGGCAGTTGGCATCTGGGGCAAGGTGGGCCTAGAGGTGTATTTCTCCCTGTTAAATGAGAAGGCCACCAATGTCCCCTACGTACTCATTGGCACAGGCACTGTTGTCATCCTTCTGGGCACTTTTGGCTGTTTCGCCACCTGCCGTGGAAGCACATGGATGTTAAAACTG TATGCCATGTTCTTGTCCCTCATCTTCTTGATTGTGCTGGTGGCTGCTGTTGTAGGATTTGTGTTCAGACATGAG ATTAAGAACAACTTTGAGAGCAACTATAGTCTTGCTCTGAAGAACTACAATGCAACAATGGATCCCCACAGCGAGGCAGTGGATACCATCCAGAGAACT TTACACTGCTGTGGAGTCCAGAACTACTCAGACTGGGTGAACACTACCTATTTTGCACAGAAGGGAATCCCTCTGAGCTGCTGCAAGTTCCAAAACTGCACAGACCGTGATCTGAAGGAGCTGGATAAAGCCAAGGTTATGGTGTATGGTAAT GGTTGTTTCAGTCTGGTAACAACAGTTATGGAGTCCAAAATGAGCGTTGTGGCTGGTATCTCCTTTGGCATCGC
- the TSPAN6 gene encoding tetraspanin-6 isoform X4 — protein sequence MASPSRRLQTKPVITCLKSVLLTYSFVFWYAMFLSLIFLIVLVAAVVGFVFRHEIKNNFESNYSLALKNYNATMDPHSEAVDTIQRTLHCCGVQNYSDWVNTTYFAQKGIPLSCCKFQNCTDRDLKELDKAKVMVYGNGCFSLVTTVMESKMSVVAGISFGIACFQEISSDLPPLESTS from the exons ATGGCGTCCCCGTCCCGCAGACTGCAGACGAAGCCGGTGATCACCTGCCTCAAGAGCGTCCTGCTCACCTACAGTTTCGTGTTCTGG TATGCCATGTTCTTGTCCCTCATCTTCTTGATTGTGCTGGTGGCTGCTGTTGTAGGATTTGTGTTCAGACATGAG ATTAAGAACAACTTTGAGAGCAACTATAGTCTTGCTCTGAAGAACTACAATGCAACAATGGATCCCCACAGCGAGGCAGTGGATACCATCCAGAGAACT TTACACTGCTGTGGAGTCCAGAACTACTCAGACTGGGTGAACACTACCTATTTTGCACAGAAGGGAATCCCTCTGAGCTGCTGCAAGTTCCAAAACTGCACAGACCGTGATCTGAAGGAGCTGGATAAAGCCAAGGTTATGGTGTATGGTAAT GGTTGTTTCAGTCTGGTAACAACAGTTATGGAGTCCAAAATGAGCGTTGTGGCTGGTATCTCCTTTGGCATCGC